AATTTAACTAGGTTGGATTATCCTGGTTATTATACTCATAATATTTTCCAAAATAGTAAATATTAACTTTTTTTGAGGTGTTACAAAAATGCCAACACTTTCATTCAAGGCATGTGCATGGCTATAGTTCCTATGGTTTTATCCCTTTAATGTTAAAAGTTGCAAAATGTTAGGATTTCTTTGTTATCTGATGTTCTTATGCTTTTCGGATAAAATCTACATTTTATAACATCTACGATATCTGAGCTAACTCGAAAACATCAATGAAATAACACACAATACATTATCAAATATTTATCCATTTTAACTAAAGCAATTATAAAAAAAGATTGTGATACATCAATAAAATATGCTTTTTCCATAAATGTCTAGTGGAGGAAACATTGTGTGAACTTTTGAGGTGATCGGCATACCAGAGACAAGACATCCCCGGTTCGAACCACAATCACGATGATCATATATTTTAAGTAAAAAGTTGAAGAATGTTTAAGGTGAATATGAGAATAATTTGGAGAGTTGAGAGGTGTGGAAAACAATAAATAGTTTTATGTATTTGCAAGGTTCTATAATAATccttttttatataaatttagttgtCGTCTATCGACTATAGATCCCAATCCCACATCTCTTCACTCACGAGCGTGAGGGCAACTACACCCACACCACTCACCGCTACGACATAGACTACTTGTGTGGTGTGTTGTGGTCATGGGTCCAACGTGATTATCCTCCCTCTCACGAGACATTCCATTACATATGATCTTAAGGGCCTCGAACTCTAATGCGACCCTTTCAAGGGCATCTCCACTTAGCCGATGGACCAAAGGGCTTATAACGAGTTTAGTAAATGTATTCTCCTGAAGTTGATAATGGAGGAGGGAACACTCCTCCTACCCGAGAATCCACAAATCACACATTGCCACCTCATTTTTACCCACAACTACCCTAATACCACTAATTCACTAAACTAGTGTACTCCTTTCATCTGCCCTAGAGCCAAAGAACCTACCCATTTACTCTATTCACAATGGGTATGCATACCTGTGAATAGAACCCGCTATCAATACCCGAAGGCGTGGCGATGGTGTACCCGCGTCCGGTGTGTACCTATAAGGATGCCCCCTCCTCCCTAACAGTTCCAGTCCCATAATAAACATGGGAGATGGTCTTTTTTTAATGGCTAACAAACTATtagcgaaattcaccacatcacATCAGGATACGAGATGGGAGATGGTTGGCAACTTccgaaccattaagtgttgaaccagtaagaggtctaattCATTAAGAGCTAATATAATGCTTAACTATTAAGAGACAAATGTGTGACCAATTAAGATAagatgtcttaaccattcagaggcaaatgtctaggccattcagacatctgctcgcgaaacaaaaagtctgaatcattaagtgctgaacctaTAAAAGGTTTGAATTATTAACTAAGAGCCGTAATAAACAACTCCTAGGTGAACATGTAAAAGGGCATGTTCTTTAAGGTGGATATTGAAAAAGCCTATGACACACTTAATTGGGGGTTTATTGGGGTCATTATGTGCCAAATGGGATTTCCGATGAAATGGGTAAATTGGGTTATGGCTACGGTTACTACGACCAAATCCTCGGTATTAGTGAACGGGTCTCCAACCCAAGAGTTCGTGTGTCACAGGGGTCTTCGGCAAGGGGATCCTTTATCTCTGTTCTTATCTTTAATAACTACGGAGGTTCTGTCGAGGGTGGTTAATCAGGCACTCTCACTCGACTTGCTGCAGGGTATCCAGTGTACGGCCCATGGTCCTATGTTGTCTCATTTCTTGTTTGCAGATGATGTTGTATTTCTGGGCGAGTGGTCGGAGTTATACGTGCACAATTTAAATAGAATTATGAGATGCTTCTATTTGGCGTCATGTCTGAAAGTCAACTTAGGGAAAGTAGTTTGATTGGAATCGGAgttgattgggggggggggggttcataACATGGCATCTATCCTTTGATGTAGAATCGGTTCTCTACCTTTCAAGTATTTGGGGTTACAAGTTGGGGCAAACATGAACTTAGTACGGAATTGGAAACTGGTTGTAGAGATATTCAAGAGTAGGCTCTTAATATGGAAAGCAAATGCTTTGTCTTATGGGGGTCGGTTAACTCTTATTATGTCCGTGCTCAACTCACTCCCGACCTATTACTTCTCATTGTATAAGGCACTGTTGTAAGTTATAAAAGAGTTGGAGCGTTTAAGAAGGGATTTTTTGTGGGGTACATCTACGGAGCAACAAAGAGTAACTTGGGTGGCGTGGAATGATATCATGGTCCCTAAGGAGATGGGTGGCGTGGGTATTGGGTCGCTTTATAGAAACGAACATCGCGATGCTCGCCAATTGGTGGTGGAGGTTTAAGATGGATAAAAATAGTATTTGGAAAAGGTAATTTGTAGTATCCAACATAATAGTAGGTTTTGGTCTCCTCTGCCTTGCCAGGGTCGTGGAAGCAAGTTGTCGGTATTGCGAAAGAATTGGCTGGGTTGGGGATCGATCTACCCAATTGTTTTTGGGCAGCCGTAAGAAATGGGTTAGGGACATCTTTTTGGAAGGATTGTTGGGTCCTTGACAGTCCTTTGTGCTCTCAGTTTCCAATACTTTTTCAGTTGGAGAACAACAAAAATGCATTGGTGGCGGATCAGGTCAAAGTGCAATCAGGTGTGTGCTTTGTAGCATTCAGCTGGGTTCGGGCTCCAACACAGCAGGTGGAGCTCAACGAGTTGGGTTTTCTGTCTAATTTAGAGAGTGAAGTGGAAGTCTCTGGTGAGGAGGATAGGTGGATGTGGGTCTTGGGATCGACAGGGCAGTTCTCGGTCCGTGGTCTTTGACAACAGATGCGGGACGATGTAAATTATGTTGCGGATCAGATCCAGTTTTGGAACAATTGGTGTCCGGTAAAGGTTAATTTCTTATCATGGAGGTTGTACTGTAACCGGTTACCGACGAAGGCAGCTTTGTCAAGGCGAAACATTCATCTTCCTTCTACGACGTGTGTGTTGTTTGGTGACTATGAAGAGACTACCGATCACTTGTTTGCCTCCTGTAGGTTAGTTCAGCAAGTATGGGATGAAATTTCTCGGTGGTGCCGTAATCCTACCCCATTCTTATTTAGTGCGAAAGATGTGTTGGAGCTACATCTGCATTGTCGCGGTTTAGCAAAGTGGAAGAGAGCCTTGTATTCGGTTGTGCAGACTTGTATCTGGTGCATATGGCAAGCCCGTAATGAGGCGACCTTTGACTATAAAAGGATGTCTGTGGAAAGAGTTGTAGAGGaagtcaaagttttgggttatcTGTGGCTAAAACATCGATACGAAGGCAAGCATGCTTACATGGAATCACTAGCAAATGTTTGATTTATCTTGTATTTCTATGGGTTAACACTTTGTTAACCTTGTCTAAtggaagggttttttttttatttatttttatattttttttattgccGTTGAAAACAAAACAAACTCCTAGCTACCATGAAGTATCTCGAGGGTCATTTAACACGTGGAAAGATCTCATATTAATTATTACACTAAAACCTTTATTACCTCACAAACCATTTCACCATTTTTAGGTTCTTGACTTGTAACAGCAGCGGCGGCGATACCGTGGTGTGTACCGAAAATGGATACGACGACGTTCAATTCTTCAAACTTCACCGCCGTTCCTGGTTCCCTAGGGTTACGAAACCGGCCACTGAAACTACACCGAACCGCCATtcatttcaaatcttttacaaacttCTCTGTTCGTGCATCCGCTGTTGGAGCCAGTGATTCCAGTAATTTCTGTTTATTTCAGCTTTTGTTAATATAAAATCTCAATTATGTTATACATATGTTTGTAATTGTTGTTTGAATTTGAACATGCAGCTGTGACTCTGCTTGATTATGGTGCTGGTAATGTTCAGAGTATTAGAAATGCAATTCGTTATCTAGGTCTGGATATCAAAGATGTAAGTTTTTTGCTACTTTCTGCATGACTCAGATTTTAGATATTTTAACTTTAACAGAGAGTGCATGTTAATTGTATGCATCCCTTTTCAATTGCATTTGTTTTCTCATGAATTCAATCTTAGGCATTTAACTTGTATGCAAAACCAatcaaaactacgtagttttgatTAAAGTTAATTTCACTCTTTTTGTTTCATTATTTTATCTCCCTCGATGCCTTTAATTAAAGTGACCTAGTTTTGATTGGTTTCGAATACAAGTAACATGCCTAACAACACCGTATTCACTTTCCCTATCATATATTTTAGCAATCTTAATTTATTTTTGTTGCATATTGAGGCAAAAAGCACAAAATCTGGTATAGCTGCTTGATCTTGCTTCGAGATATGCAATTTGACGAAATATATACATTAAGTACGTAATGTGCGTAACCAATTTGGCAATCTAAATGATACTAGTGGAGTAGGGTTTCGAAAATCTGGTACACAGAGTATTTTAAAATGCAATTTAATTTCGtaattatggtttttttttttttttttttttgtagtgcatATACggtgttttatttgtttaatattgaTTTTTAATCCTCCTATCCAGGTTCAAACACCAGAGGACATTTTGAATGCAAAACGTCTTATATTTCCTGGGGTTGGAGCTTTTGCTTCAATGATGGATGTTTTAAACAAGAACGGGTAACTTTAATATTTAGCATGctgttttttttaactttacatttgcAGTAGGTACATTCTGGCACACAGTAAATATATGATGATTTTCCCACAAGATAATAAAAGGTCgcttacaattttttttttcaaattcatTGTCTTAGGATGGCTGAAGCTCTTCGGGCATACATCGAGAACGATCGTCCATTTTTAGGCATTTGTCTCGGTCTGCATTTACTCTTTGAGTCAAGTGAAGAAAACGGGCCTGGTGcatttacttttttttataatttagcCTGTTTTTATTTTGCccgttttttatttttattgatgTTAACTGAATTGTTCAATTATTTTTTCAGTGAAAGGTCTAGGTTTGATTCCTGGGGTGGTTGGACGTTTCGATTCTTCTAATGGTTGCAGAGTGCCTCATATCGGTTGGAACGCTCTGCAAATTAAAAACGATTCAGTTATTTTGGATGAAATTGCAAATCGCCATGTGTATTTTGTTCATTCTTACCGAGCTGTTCCCGTATGTTTGCTCGTCTTATTCGTCTTGTAAATCTTCAATTTTTACTGACTGCTAACTAAAGCATTGAACAAGTTTTATCTTTATATAGTCAGAAGAAAATGAAGAGTGGATTTCATCCACCTGCAATTACGGGATTGACTTCATATCATCTATTAGAAGGGGAAATGTACACGCGGTTCAGTTTCACCCGGAGAAAAGTGGAGGCGAGTTTCATTTCTTCGATCTTGTAAACTTTTTATGACACATATACTTAACCCTTTGAGATATTCTCAGATGTTGGTCTTTCAATATTGCGAAAGTTCTTGTTGCCAAATTCATCCATAACTAAGGTAGCCTTTAAGCTTTTAAATTCTTTACAACTATATGTGctgtttattttttatatataaaaaatctaACACCGCAATGTGAAGACAGAAGTCATTTGAAGGGAAGGCTACAAAGCTTGCAAAGAGGGTGCGTTGTGTTTATTAACCAAAATTACTATAACTAAAATTGCATATTTTTATATGTACATTTGGCACCTAATATTAACTATATATCATATTAATTGACGTTTTATATTTGAAGGTAATTGCTTGTTTGGATGTGAGAACAAATGATAATGGCGATCTTGTTGTTACAAAAGGTGATCAATATGATGTGAGAGAACAGACAAAAGAGAATGAGGTATCTTAAAAATgttatattattaaattaaaacaatatacatattaaaattttaatatataAGGTTCACTTCAAAAGATCGTAACTAATACGTTTATCTTTTATAGGTGAGGAACCTGGGTAAGCCAGTTGAACTTGCTGGACAGTATTACTTAGACGGTGCTGACGAGGTATACTGATTATTTTTATATTACTTATTAGTTTTAATCATATGTGGGTTCTAATAAAAGCTATAATACGCAGGTTAGCTTTTTGAATATCACCGGGTTTCGTGATTTCCCTCTGGGTGATTTGCCAATGTTGCAGGTATGTTCAAGTAATTAATGCGCTAATAACGATTACAAAAACAACATTAttaggggaggaggggtggttcactagtgatagtttctatcactcccactatccaatcaaatcatgccatgtcatcacccaattttctatcactagtgatagaaatgtagggggggtggtatcactagtgatggaattctatcactcccaaattttttatttttcattttaaattagaaattataAATTTCAATTAAATTAAAACCATTTAAAGGTTCCTCAAACAAGTGAAAGggttcttttcaaaaaaaaacaagTGAAAGGGTTCGTCAAACAAGAAGGTTCGTCGCCAAACATGAAGGTTCGTCGCCATTTTCTTTCATATTCAACGCGTTATACAATCAACGCGTTACAAAAACAACGCGTTAATGTTTATACCGGCGGTGGCCTATCACGCGTGATATATCATTCCGTTATTATATAACGCTACCGCCCCGACTTCCCTTACAATACTTGGTTGTTGTGTGTTTGATAGATTTTGAGGTACACATCAGAGAATGTTTTTGTACCATTGACAGTTGGCGGTGGCATTCGAGATTTCACGGATGCGAATGGCAGGTATTTATTCTGTCACATTTTTGTATATGTTTTTTTGAGTCATTAactatttaattttaataaatgtTAATATGTTCACAGGTATTATTCTAGTTTGGAAGTTGCTTCAGAGTATTTCAGATCTGGCGCAGATAAGATTTCTATCGGAAGTGATGCTGTTTATGCTGCAGAAGAGTATTTAAAAACAGGAGTAGGAAACTAATCTTTATtcaataaattaaaaaaacataattttggtGTAATTAACTCATTCTTACATAATCTTTTACAGGTAAAAACTGGTAAGAGCAGCTTAGAACAAATTTCCAGAGTCTACGGAAATCaggttattgtttttttttccgCATTTCTTACATTTCGTTTTTCTTAAGTATTACGTGGCTACAAAATCGTGATACAATATTTATGGTACGAATACTTCTATACAATTATTGCTAATATTTCATTTGATATTGATTTTACAGGCAGTGGTTGTAAGCATCGACCCTCGTAGACAATATTTGACCAGTCCTTATGAAGTTGGATTTAAATCAGTTAAAGTAACAAACTTGGGTAAGTtgatttatttttttacttttgattttatCTGTGTTTATTGATTTTAACGATAGAGTAAAATGCgattttcgtccaaaggtttgtttacCTGCATCTAGATCCATAAGGTTTGAAATTTTGCCTTTTTCATCccgctcgttaactccatccactTTTCTCCGTtgagtcaggggtatttccgtcttttttgatagcttaaagggcaatttggcaATTCTGTatttttcaggggtattcggtctttttacatgaAGTGAAAAAGATCAAATTGCCTTTTAAGCTAGcaaaaaagatggaaatacccctgacttaatggagaaaaatggatggagttaacgagccggatgaaaatggcaatatttcaaaccttttggatccacatgcggaaaaacaaacctttggacgaaagtcgcaaaactggccaaacctcagggacgaaaatggcattttactcttaacgATAAAATGAGAATTATGAGCATTTTATGTGCCCAACTTACTAATTGTTTCTTTCAGGACCAAACGGTGAAGAGTATGCCTGGTATCAGTGTACAGTAAGTTTCCCTCTATTCACCTTAGAAAATGCTAATtaagaaaaaaataattattttattttgaaaatataaataGGTTAATGGTGGAAGAGAGGGTCGACCAATAGGAGCTTATGAGCTTGCAAAAGCCGTTGAAGAACTAGGAGCTGGAGAAATATTGCTCAACTGTATTGACTGTGATGGTAAAAATGAAATCAttttggtttgaatgacctgaaGAAAAAAAGTCATCATTCACAACTTGATGTTTCTTTTTCCTATGGTTGACTTTTTAGGTCAAGGAAAGGGATTTGATATTGATCTGATAAAACTGATATCTGATGCTGTGAGCATTCCTGTAATTGCAAGTAGCGGTGCAGGAAAAGCCGAACATTTTTCCGAGGTTTTTTCACAAACTAATGCTTCTGCAGCTCTTGCTGCTGGGATTTTTCACAGGAAAGAGGTATCTTCCTTTTTCACTGACAttttttatcttattttgattTTTATTAGTAATTTGCGTATTAATATTACAAAAGTGTTTATATTAAGAAAACCAATATATTTTCTTATATTTTATGAAAAAGTCTCTCAACCTGATTTGGGTAAATTATAGACCCTCAActtgtaaaaaatgaaaaagtcacTGAACAATTTTTGTATATAAAAGTCCCTAAACTTGTCTAAAATGCTTGTGCTTGTGAAATTTTCTAAATAGTGACTTGATAAAGTGACATTATTTCTGAAAAATGACTTGTTTGTTTACGCACGTGAATAGTTCGTTTAGGTTTTTTAAAGGAACGGACACGAACATGCccattttcttaatgaacgaacataaacaaaaaaatcTGTTCGTTTATATGTCTGTGTTGGTTataattaaatgaacaaacaaaAACAGgcccatgttcgtgttcgt
This genomic stretch from Helianthus annuus cultivar XRQ/B chromosome 8, HanXRQr2.0-SUNRISE, whole genome shotgun sequence harbors:
- the LOC110870477 gene encoding uncharacterized protein LOC110870477, with amino-acid sequence MRDDVNYVADQIQFWNNWCPVKVNFLSWRLYCNRLPTKAALSRRNIHLPSTTCVLFGDYEETTDHLFASCRLVQQVWDEISRWCRNPTPFLFSAKDVLELHLHCRGLAKWKRALYSVVQTCIWCIWQARNEATFDYKRMSVERVVEEVKVLGYLWLKHRYEGKHAYMESLANV
- the LOC110873597 gene encoding imidazole glycerol phosphate synthase hisHF, chloroplastic, with the translated sequence MDTTTFNSSNFTAVPGSLGLRNRPLKLHRTAIHFKSFTNFSVRASAVGASDSTVTLLDYGAGNVQSIRNAIRYLGLDIKDVQTPEDILNAKRLIFPGVGAFASMMDVLNKNGMAEALRAYIENDRPFLGICLGLHLLFESSEENGPVKGLGLIPGVVGRFDSSNGCRVPHIGWNALQIKNDSVILDEIANRHVYFVHSYRAVPSEENEEWISSTCNYGIDFISSIRRGNVHAVQFHPEKSGDVGLSILRKFLLPNSSITKKSFEGKATKLAKRVIACLDVRTNDNGDLVVTKGDQYDVREQTKENEVRNLGKPVELAGQYYLDGADEVSFLNITGFRDFPLGDLPMLQILRYTSENVFVPLTVGGGIRDFTDANGRYYSSLEVASEYFRSGADKISIGSDAVYAAEEYLKTGVKTGKSSLEQISRVYGNQAVVVSIDPRRQYLTSPYEVGFKSVKVTNLGPNGEEYAWYQCTVNGGREGRPIGAYELAKAVEELGAGEILLNCIDCDGQGKGFDIDLIKLISDAVSIPVIASSGAGKAEHFSEVFSQTNASAALAAGIFHRKEVPIQSVKDHLLKKGIEVRM